Proteins from one Kazachstania africana CBS 2517 chromosome 1, complete genome genomic window:
- the ECM30 gene encoding Ecm30p (similar to Saccharomyces cerevisiae ECM30 (YLR436C); ancestral locus Anc_4.315): protein MGNTDSRNITICREHLIKLANSDKSIYNTTKSTVANRKYATLSKRLYLAKKSNWDSQEKNISIPLFTKNASLEQLISIYKFPSNTSFTEFNLIFQQFYMDFNLISKTLTVETFNTLVSNVELKKIINSNFQNYKNLIRFCIWQIIFITNSLDFKDSNSLNVQLETVIGSVRILTKLIPAYYDHLSNNPNIIDILWDNSIESIMDTTFFEAHKTTVTLESLGQILLKSILKLCFVQGFTIPITHNSGLISFEYLWENGINTHNDSPSTNSLEMKDQNVRFDSNRLELITLLMVLSSTDLYSEKNASSKNKFLEMLITLDDEAEQYKLRQLINSLINLVSAYCLSYNLQQTNPYQNSSYKPSLNQNLSQLKSNLVQTSLQFINLLLLQDTQENIVISYIKGFLKKEYDFKLILSAITKVFKHPIEQAIEQESNPLSFVSSRERPDSRSYVQTQKHVNNNENYGNNLSNNIPHSVDSESSSIALPPVPNILFQVLLFLTNLLKFNDPFENYFADRFSHKFITFAIYYIKYYKSTIEYQENLIPLCYQLCLYLTSNNLVLYKLLQTFTVSYYTNKLPNFYKVPNIARINLLTYRDFIVIQLSHLAISDIKKNSILEPFIFELIYNILPINSNVIANESENHVLLSNKKHHNESINSETLSSDILSYNTSMALLNLLAKFSNKTYLSSFSKNYFNNSYYSPEPNNNRNPTGDRKVVLPGLSLPALKLDMLALTLRAMLNYVILYPLESKNLTILLSRHQNILLQLRDSINYITKNHSTNIEDYLLIDHPLKSNDMENDETMTENGDDSDISNRDSNESLSTPYLFFDRIPPGDSDSVDSDVEDYNKRNDFNLGNSMSDSNSTEAAGAQKSLQLYEQSDYNKRLIVNNKDLFLLLQPIMPVGLGKNSKLKTLKDQSFNHVWTGFESLNILLRVSRLILARFPELMKISRSSEYYEIINNKFVDFQPTLTEKVESVLPIYLRTLKVFEPLVFDLSTENKVFHEWLLRSCWADIFNTHSNPYMKLNDFFSESDPKMNLQDRKDANSTVSPSLPVLERWASNSSTLSRTTSNGSSVMNLMGQDNISSSNTNEYGIPNVGSQPNLTRKNSNSSSFFKLSWTGFYKNDSRKDAIEEEAPYGALSNNNKAFNLDAGLLKPNIWAGTIIKLFPTIVSEKEEQSFLDMTSSLLKKFRFNSNASVGAIQPTSANNMSSRGYNTSTISDNAIPLPKRFY from the coding sequence ATGGGGAATACCGATTCGCGAAATATCACTATCTGCAGAGAGCACCTCATTAAATTAGCTAATTCAGACAAATCGATCTATAATACCACGAAATCCACAGTGGCTAATAGAAAATACGCCACTCTTTCCAAAAGGTTATATTTAGCAAAGAAGTCAAACTGGGACTCacaagagaaaaatattagTATACCTTTGTTCACTAAGAATGCAAGCCTAGAACAACTGATATCAATTTATAAATTCCCAAGTAATACTTCATTTACtgaattcaatttaatctttcaacaattttataTGGATTTTAATTTGATTAGTAAAACTTTGACTGTGGAGACCTTCAACACGTTAGTATCAAAtgttgaattgaaaaaaataatcaacTCGAACTTTCAAAACTACAAGAATTTAATCAGATTTTGTATTTGgcaaattattttcattactaATTCGCTAGACTTCAAAGATTCTAACTCTTTGAATGTACAATTAGAAACAGTGATTGGATCTGTACGCATATTAACCAAATTGATTCCCGCGTACTATGATCATTTATCGAACAATCCTAACATTATAGACATATTGTGGGATAATTCGATTGAGTCAATAATGGATACCACATTTTTTGAAGCTCATAAAACAACAGTCACACTAGAATCATTGGGACAAATTCTATTAAAGTCAATCTTGAAGTTATGTTTTGTACAGGGATTCACTATTCCTATCACCCATAATTCAGGGCTCATCAGTTTTGAATACCTATGGGAAAATGGAATTAATACTCATAATGACAGTCCATCAACCAACAGTTTAGAAATGAAGGATCAAAATGTACGATTCGATTCCAATCGGTTGGAATTAATAACTTTATTGATGGTCCTCAGTTCAACAGACTTATATTCGGAAAAAAACGCATCATCCAAGAATAAATTCCTAGAAATGCTAATAACATTAGATGATGAAGCAGAACAATACAAGTTAAGACAGCTGATAAATTCCCTGATTAATTTGGTAAGTGCATACTGTCTGTCGTATAATTTACAACAGACGAATCCTTATCAGAATTCTTCATATAAGCCATctttaaatcaaaatttatcacAACTTAAATCCAATCTTGTCCAAACATCACTGCAGTTCATCAACCTATTACTGCTGCAAGATACCCAGGAGAATATCGTGATTTCTTATATCAAAggatttttgaaaaaagaatatgatTTTAAGTTAATCTTATCTGCAATTACGAAAGTATTCAAACATCCAATCGAACAAGCTATTGAACAGGAATCAAACCCACTAAGTTTTGTATCCTCTCGAGAAAGACCTGACAGTCGCAGTTACGTACAAACTCAGAAACATGTAAATAATAACGAAAATTATGGGAACAATCTCAGTAATAATATCCCACATTCAGTAGATTCTGAAAGCTCATCCATAGCATTACCACCTGTACCAAACATATTATTCCAAGTGTTACTTTTTCTAACTAATTTACTTAAATTTAATGAtccatttgaaaattacTTTGCTGACAGGTTTTCACacaaatttattacatttgcaatttattatatcaaatattataaaagCACCATTgaatatcaagaaaactTGATTCCCTTATGTTATCAATTATGTCTGTATTTGACTTCCAATAATTTGGTTCTTTACAAATTACTACAAACATTCACTGTAAGTTATTACACAAACAAACTCCCGAATTTTTACAAGGTTCCAAATATTGCACGtattaatttattaactTATAGAGACTTTATTGTGATTCAACTAAGTCATTTGGCAATATCtgatattaaaaagaaCTCTATTTTGGAGCCCTTCATCTTTGAATTAATTTATAACATTCTACCAATTAACTCGAACGTGATAGCGAATGAATCAGAAAATCACGTGCTATTATCCAATAAAAAACATCATAACGAGTCCATCAATTCTGAAACGCTAAGCTCAGATATATTGAGCTACAATACCAGTATGGCATTGCTAAACTTGCTGGccaaattttccaataaaacATAcctttcatcattttccaaGAACTATTTCAACAATTCTTACTATTCACCGGAGCCTAACAATAATCGGAATCCGACAGGAGATCGTAAAGTTGTATTACCAGGGTTAAGCTTGCCAGCATTAAAATTAGATATGCTAGCGTTAACTTTAAGAGCAATGTTGAACTATGTAATATTGTATCCGCTTGAGTCGAAGAATTTGACTATATTATTATCTCGCCATCAAAATATACTGTTGCAGTTACGGGATTCAATTAATTACATTACAAAAAACCATTCAACTAACATTGAAGACTATTTATTGATTGATCATCCTCTTAAAAGTAATGATATGGAAAATGATGAGACTATGACTGAAAATGGTGACGATAGTGATATCTCCAACAGGGATAGTAATGAAAGCCTAAGTACGCCTTATTTGTTTTTTGATAGAATTCCTCCTGGCGATTCTGACTCAGTTGATAGTGATGTCGAAGATTATAATAAACGAAACGATTTTAACCTAGGAAATTCGATGTCGGATTCTAATTCAACTGAGGCGGCCGGTGCTCAGAAGAGTTTGCAACTTTATGAACAAAGTGATTATAATAAACGGCTTATTGTGAATAATAAAGACTTGTTTTTGCTTTTACAGCCGATTATGCCCGTTGGCTTGGGTAAAAACTCGAAGttgaaaactttgaaagatcAGTCATTTAATCACGTTTGGACTGGGTTTGAAAGtctaaatattttgttaaGGGTTTCTAGGTTAATTCTCGCACGTTTTCCTGaattaatgaagataaGTAGGAGTTCCGAATATTATGAAATAATaaacaataaatttgttGACTTCCAACCAACTTTGACTGAAAAGGTTGAATCAGTTTTGCCAATTTATCTAAGAACTTTGAAGGTTTTCGAACCCCTagtatttgatttatcgACTGAAAATAAGGTATTTCATGAGTGGCTGCTCAGAAGTTGCTGGGCCGATATTTTTAATACCCATTCGAATCCATATATGAAATTGAACGATTTTTTCAGTGAAAGCGATCCAAAAATGAACCTGCAGGATCGTAAAGATGCTAACTCAACTGTTTCTCCTTCACTCCCAGTGCTTGAGAGATGGGCATCTAATAGTTCTACTCTATCTAGAACAACAAGCAACGGTAGCTCTGTCATGAATTTAATGGGGCAAGATAATATAAGCAGTTCGAACACAAATGAGTATGGTATTCCTAACGTTGGAAGTCAACCTAACCTAACTAGGAAGAATAGTAATTCGTCctcatttttcaagttgTCATGGACAGGTTTTTATAAGAACGACTCCAGAAAGGATGctattgaagaagaggcTCCCTACGGAGCTCTTTCGAATAATAATAAGGCTTTTAATTTGGATGCTGGCCTCCTTAAACCCAATATATGGGCTGGTACCATAATCAAGCTATTCCCTACAATTGTTAGCGAAAAAGAGGAACAATCATTTTTGGATATGACGTCTTcgttattgaaaaaatttagatttaATAGCAATGCATCAGTCGGTGCTATACAACCTACTTCAGCAAATAATATGTCATCTCGCGGTTACAATACCAGTACCATTTCTGACAATGCCATACCGTTACCAAAAAGATTTTACTGA
- the TSR2 gene encoding Tsr2p (similar to Saccharomyces cerevisiae TSR2 (YLR435W); ancestral locus Anc_4.314): MSNTIDETAFVEAPSNQSSLCFADEKQQARFELGVSMIIYSWDALDIAVANQWGGVDSAEKRDWITGIIVDLFKQNKIVDIVLVEETLLFAMVDEFETNVEDDTGLVIAAEILKLYQECEALDYTRVEALYLKWLEREKNGTENQRIVHVHGDADSSSENEDGSEEENDIPILDAGDSFPKTVPEPIVDDDGFELVQKKGKKDTERFQLKLCMKFIRIQTCIIKNEVHY; the protein is encoded by the coding sequence ATGAGTAATACTATAGACGAAACCGCCTTCGTTGAGGCACCATCTAACCAAAGTTCATTGTGCTTTGCTGATGAAAAACAACAGGCTCGCTTTGAGCTGGGTGTATCGATGATTATATACAGTTGGGATGCTTTGGATATCGCTGTAGCCAATCAATGGGGTGGTGTTGACTCTGCAGAAAAAAGAGATTGGATTACAGGTATTATAGTTGATTTGTTCAAGCAAAATAAGATCGTTGATATTGTATTGGTCGAGGAAACTTTATTATTTGCCATGgttgatgaatttgaaactaatgttgaagatgataCCGGTTTAGTGATTGCTGCAGAAATTCtaaaattatatcaagAGTGTGAGGCGTTAGATTACACAAGAGTGGAAGCGTTATATCTAAAATGGCTagagagagaaaagaaCGGTACtgaaaatcaaagaatcGTTCATGTTCATGGCGATGCTGACTCTAGTAGTGAAAACGAGGATGGTTCCGAAGAGGAGAATGACATTCCTATTTTAGATGCAGGAGACAGTTTTCCAAAGACTGTGCCTGAACCGAttgttgatgatgatggaTTTGAACTTGTCCAAAAAAAGGGTAAAAAAGATACTGAACGTTTCCAACTAAAACTATGTATGAAATTTATAAGAATCCAAACCtgtataataaaaaatgaagtgCATTACTAA
- the DIF1 gene encoding Dif1p (similar to Saccharomyces cerevisiae YLR437C and SML1 (YML058W); ancestral locus Anc_4.316), whose translation MNTTVQSQQHVLKRQVNSSDDTKPEQYNYQKALSTVGMRVRQKIDQGYNIPFNAKNNPSLQSNIKEYAGLIVPQYRQTTAGANFEPPMLVNQRTVSTASSLEMFNDLENDIVCSNGKRRNY comes from the coding sequence atgaatactACCGTGCAATCCCAACAGCATGTATTGAAGAGACAAGTGAATTCTAGTGACGACACTAAACCAGAACAATACAACTATCAAAAAGCATTGAGTACAGTCGGAATGAGAGTCAGACAGAAAATCGATCAAGGTTATAATATCCCATTCAATGCTAAAAACAATCCTTCATTACaatcaaatatcaaagaatatGCAGGTCTCATCGTACCCCAATATAGACAGACAACCGCAGGTGCAAATTTTGAACCACCAATGCTCGTCAATCAAAGAACTGTTTCCACTGCCTCCAGCTTGGAGATGTTCAAcgatttagaaaatgacaTTGTATGTTCAAATGGTAAGAGAAGAAACTATTGA
- the ATG23 gene encoding Atg23p (similar to Saccharomyces cerevisiae ATG23 (YLR431C); ancestral locus Anc_4.311), giving the protein MAFDELQQQQIAITELLNQLIVLHKRVLWDDTTPSQLDKVRNDISISINDLCLLNDRFISHDGEIKEEIDSLTRCKARLAKLHQKEKKLLAQRREWAPEGEVTVEEDNSDGEEVSAVKVRVTYRKYLNRYIEMVGVGNTSLSIEQDDESVEPASVLASAKLLSIARKNLQGEIHKLESLLLNLKKDDNFLKEEMRSQAVKMRTKESQIDKKLDDLNQEREKIFFKCGLSVPKDSETLGERLLQLTFSRDEGHRFKEQFMAITEAAPKIIDLKISSLQEELNHKKESSSSLLSERNCWNDCVHLVTALEHDLSESFGNNAKAGIPFLRVLDGMKKTLVGLDALLANSMNDKIRLLISDEKDAILEAYNELNAQNVVTNAPAREEPPLAEKNKQKRHHPFLSVGKSTPRIGLTPEVIDSRNHTNPSNHKED; this is encoded by the coding sequence ATGGCATTTGATGAAttgcaacagcaacaaatAGCTATAACCGAATTGCTGAACCAATTGATAGTCCTGCATAAGAGAGTACTATGGGACGATACCACGCCATCACAATTGGATAAGGTTCGAAACGATATCAGCATTTCTATAAATGACCTCTGTCTGTTAAATGATAGATTTATTTCTCATGACggtgaaattaaagaagaaattgactCTTTAACACGATGTAAGGCTAGATTAGCTAAACTACAtcagaaggaaaaaaaattgttagCACAACGACGTGAATGGGCACCAGAAGGGGAAGTTACTGTGGAAGAAGATAATAGTGATGGTGAAGAAGTCTCTGCGGTTAAGGTTCGGGTAACATATCGAAAGTATCTCAATAGATATATTGAGATGGTAGGTGTAGGAAATACTTCGCTCTCAATTGAACAAGATGACGAATCTGTCGAACCAGCTTCAGTGTTAGCATCGGCTAAACTACTTAGTATCGCACGCAAAAATTTACAGGGTGAAATTCATAAATTAGAATCCCTTTTGTTAAATCTTAAGAaagatgataattttttaaaagaagaaatgagATCACAGGCAGTGAAGATGCGAACGAAAGAATCgcaaattgataaaaagCTGGATGATCTTAACCaagagagagaaaagattttctttaaatgtGGACTCTCTGTCCCAAAGGATAGTGAGACACTGGGCGAACGGCTGCTACAATTGACTTTCAGCAGAGATGAAGGCCACAGATTCAAAGAACAATTTATGGCCATTACTGAAGCTGCTCCTAAAATTAtagatttaaaaatttcatccCTACAAGAGGAGCTAAACCATAAGAAGGAAAGTTCCTCTAGCCTCTTGTCCGAAAGGAATTGTTGGAATGACTGTGTCCACTTGGTGACAGCTTTAGAACATGACTTGTCTGAGTCCTTTGGTAATAATGCTAAGGCAGGTATACCTTTTCTGCGAGTTTTGGATGGAATGAAGAAAACACTAGTCGGCCTTGACGCCTTGCTGGCAAACTCTATGaatgataaaattagaTTACTTATCTCGGACGAAAAAGATGCAATATTAGAAGCATATAATGAACTGAATGCACAAAATGTTGTCACGAATGCCCCTGCTAGAGAAGAGCCTCCATTAGCTGAGAAGAATAAGCAGAAGCGTCATCACCCTTTTCTTTCAGTGGGAAAATCAACGCCGAGAATCGGTTTGACTCCTGAGGTAATAGATTCTCGTAATCACACAAATCCAAGTAATCATAAAgaagattga